In Alkalihalobacillus sp. TS-13, the following are encoded in one genomic region:
- a CDS encoding TspO/MBR family protein, with product MVEVKEMNKKVIVLYILSVLSYLLMVGVNTYANTLPLNGQMTGEISDRFNVLFKPAGYVFSIWSVIYILLAIWLVYLLFPKSVNHNVFQKTGLWFVISSLLNTSWTVLWHYEYFNWTFAVMAGLLLSLIILYSLIQRSSGRRLMDRLPFSVYLGWVSVATISNASILLDYNNWSRWGLSDATLTVIMLIVGALIALIFSLKNEDNVYPLVFVWAYFGIAIKQGGAPIVKNTALALGILLAVFILFHLFTRNKR from the coding sequence GTGGTAGAGGTGAAAGAAATGAATAAAAAGGTCATCGTCCTGTACATTCTATCTGTACTTTCTTATTTATTAATGGTGGGTGTGAATACTTATGCGAACACCCTGCCTTTAAACGGTCAGATGACGGGGGAGATCTCTGACCGTTTCAATGTCTTGTTCAAGCCTGCAGGGTATGTGTTTTCCATCTGGTCAGTCATTTATATTTTACTGGCAATATGGCTCGTGTATCTGTTGTTTCCAAAAAGCGTGAACCACAATGTTTTTCAGAAAACAGGATTATGGTTTGTCATCAGCTCGTTGTTGAATACTAGCTGGACCGTACTCTGGCATTATGAATATTTCAATTGGACATTTGCTGTCATGGCTGGGCTTTTACTTTCACTGATTATTCTTTATTCACTCATACAGCGTTCGTCTGGAAGAAGGCTGATGGATCGTTTGCCTTTCTCGGTATACCTTGGATGGGTATCGGTCGCCACGATTTCCAATGCAAGTATACTTCTTGATTATAATAACTGGAGCAGGTGGGGATTATCTGATGCAACATTGACGGTCATCATGCTTATTGTTGGTGCATTGATTGCATTGATCTTTTCCCTCAAGAATGAGGACAACGTCTATCCACTTGTTTTTGTATGGGCTTATTTTGGAATTGCGATCAAGCAGGGTGGTGCTCCGATTGTTAAAAATACTGCCTTGGCTTTGGGGATTTTATTGGCCGTTTTCATTTTGTTCCATCTTTTCACTCGAAATAAACGATAA
- a CDS encoding ABC transporter ATP-binding protein: MNESTVIELKGLTKAFGKTVVIKDTSLSVERGEIFGMLGPSGAGKTTLVKMIAGIEKPTSGEFSLFNEKMPSHKLIRHVGYMAQSDGLYHDLTGSENLKFFSAMYGLKGKKQKERIIEILELVDLTEHKQKLVRNYSGGMKRRLSLAVALLHEPKLIVLDEPTVGIDPVLRQSIWNEFYKLKEKGMTILVTTHVMDEAEKCDRLAMMRDGSIIAVGKPDTLKEETESESIEEAFLHYGGGKHEG; this comes from the coding sequence ATGAACGAGTCAACTGTGATTGAACTGAAGGGCTTGACGAAAGCGTTCGGTAAAACAGTTGTCATAAAGGATACGTCATTAAGTGTGGAACGAGGCGAGATTTTTGGAATGTTGGGGCCATCTGGGGCAGGGAAAACGACTCTTGTCAAAATGATTGCGGGTATCGAAAAACCAACAAGTGGAGAGTTTTCCTTGTTTAACGAGAAAATGCCTTCCCATAAGCTGATCCGACATGTGGGCTATATGGCACAGTCAGATGGGCTGTATCATGATCTTACCGGGAGTGAAAACCTCAAGTTCTTTTCTGCGATGTATGGTTTGAAAGGCAAGAAACAAAAAGAGCGGATTATAGAAATTCTTGAGCTGGTTGATCTTACTGAACATAAGCAAAAGCTTGTCCGTAATTATTCAGGTGGAATGAAACGCAGACTTTCGTTAGCAGTCGCTTTGCTTCACGAGCCGAAACTGATTGTGTTGGATGAACCGACAGTCGGCATTGATCCCGTTCTCAGACAATCCATTTGGAACGAGTTTTACAAGCTGAAGGAAAAGGGGATGACGATCCTTGTTACCACACATGTAATGGATGAAGCTGAAAAGTGCGACCGCCTGGCGATGATGCGGGATGGTTCCATCATTGCAGTCGGAAAACCAGATACGTTAAAGGAAGAAACGGAATCTGAATCAATCGAGGAAGCTTTCTTACATTACGGGGGTGGAAAACATGAGGGTTAG
- a CDS encoding endospore germination permease, whose amino-acid sequence MKNKPESITKYQLIFMILLTQIGVGVLSLPFSVQQVAGSDGWISVIIAGVVVQFLIFLIWLLGRRFPDKTIFGISEQVAGKVLGKVIIFTYVLYGILVVTLILILYENIIKLWVLQSTPRWIVLILMITTCWFLVKDRIRVIARFYMFVTIFIPLLFLLTLVAFPGVMEYRYLLPVGAAGMMNILKGAHAVLISMLGFEMLLLLFPYAQANDREILKSVSIASGVTSLLYLYLVLVSFVVFSPIELKLIPQPVLYMLKAITFQVVERIDLLFIAIWIVVVGTSLMSYALFAAIGLQQLFKQKKHSKMLYIIFPVAFVGALIPQTDLQIASFSKVVEYSSYVFIIVIPMVLLLLSIFQNQMRKRRTGR is encoded by the coding sequence ATGAAGAATAAACCAGAATCCATTACGAAATATCAACTGATCTTCATGATCCTACTTACTCAAATTGGGGTCGGTGTATTAAGTCTGCCATTTTCAGTGCAACAGGTGGCTGGCAGTGATGGTTGGATTTCCGTCATTATTGCAGGCGTCGTTGTTCAATTCCTGATTTTCTTGATATGGCTATTAGGGCGTCGTTTTCCAGATAAGACCATATTCGGGATCTCCGAACAGGTAGCTGGAAAAGTTTTAGGAAAAGTAATTATATTTACCTATGTACTCTATGGAATCCTCGTGGTGACACTTATTCTGATTTTATATGAGAATATTATTAAACTTTGGGTACTCCAATCAACCCCTAGGTGGATTGTACTAATTTTAATGATAACCACCTGCTGGTTTTTAGTGAAAGATCGCATAAGAGTCATTGCAAGGTTTTATATGTTTGTCACTATTTTTATTCCGTTATTGTTTTTGTTAACGCTTGTAGCTTTCCCTGGGGTTATGGAATACCGTTATTTACTTCCAGTCGGTGCCGCAGGAATGATGAATATACTGAAAGGTGCTCATGCTGTATTGATTTCAATGCTCGGTTTTGAAATGCTGCTCTTATTGTTCCCATATGCCCAAGCAAACGATCGTGAAATCCTTAAATCCGTCAGTATCGCAAGCGGGGTTACGTCGCTTTTATACCTTTATCTTGTCCTTGTCAGTTTTGTCGTCTTTTCACCAATTGAACTCAAATTAATCCCGCAACCCGTTTTATATATGTTGAAGGCCATCACCTTTCAAGTTGTAGAACGAATCGACTTACTGTTTATCGCGATATGGATCGTCGTAGTGGGGACTTCACTAATGAGTTATGCATTATTTGCAGCTATAGGATTACAGCAGCTGTTCAAACAAAAAAAACATAGTAAAATGCTATATATCATTTTTCCTGTTGCATTTGTAGGAGCCCTTATTCCACAAACAGATTTACAAATCGCTTCCTTCAGTAAAGTCGTCGAATATTCAAGTTATGTTTTCATCATTGTGATACCAATGGTTTTATTGCTACTTTCCATATTCCAAAATCAAATGAGGAAAAGGAGAACAGGAAGATGA
- a CDS encoding metal-sensing transcriptional repressor, with protein MTEHDSPIIPRTEDERNRILNRLKRIEGQVRGLHKMVEDDRYCMDILVQISAINSALKQVGFSLMERHANTCVKHSIESGNGDKYMEELMKVVRQFSKS; from the coding sequence ATGACAGAGCATGATTCCCCGATCATTCCAAGAACAGAAGACGAACGGAACCGGATTTTAAACCGGCTGAAGCGGATTGAAGGCCAGGTGCGTGGCTTGCACAAGATGGTTGAAGATGATCGTTATTGTATGGATATACTCGTGCAGATTTCTGCAATCAATTCCGCTCTGAAACAAGTTGGTTTTTCGTTGATGGAACGACATGCGAATACGTGTGTCAAGCATTCTATCGAATCTGGTAATGGCGATAAATATATGGAGGAATTGATGAAAGTCGTAAGACAGTTTTCAAAGTCATAA
- a CDS encoding ABC transporter permease: MRVRALTVRIIKQFVHDKRTLAMMLVAPLLILTIISLVFNGEEVVPAIGVEQVPEPIKSVMEKQDITIEEMNEEEAEQKFEDGSLDAWISIENQQPRIILEGSDPGKNQMTLSIMQRSMKPQYNVMEPEVEYYYGSEDMTSFDNIGPVLIGFFAFFFVFLLSGVSFLRERTGGTLERLMASPIRKSEVVIGYLLGFGFFTLIQSTLIVFYSIYVLDLLMIGDFIWVLAVTLLCAFTALSLGTLLSAFAQNELQMIQFIPIVIVPQVFFSGLFDLEAISDWVSWIGPITPLYYAADALRDVMIRGLGFDEIAMDLAVLLGFSLFFSIANIFALRKYRSF; this comes from the coding sequence ATGAGGGTTAGAGCGCTCACAGTCAGGATTATCAAGCAGTTTGTACATGATAAAAGAACCTTGGCGATGATGCTGGTTGCTCCATTATTGATTTTGACGATCATTTCTCTTGTGTTCAATGGTGAGGAAGTTGTCCCTGCGATCGGGGTTGAACAAGTTCCGGAACCGATTAAAAGTGTGATGGAAAAGCAGGATATTACGATTGAAGAAATGAATGAAGAGGAAGCCGAACAAAAATTCGAAGATGGTAGTCTCGATGCGTGGATCTCAATAGAGAATCAACAACCCAGGATCATACTTGAAGGAAGTGACCCTGGCAAGAACCAAATGACACTATCGATCATGCAGCGTTCCATGAAGCCGCAATATAATGTGATGGAACCTGAAGTTGAATATTACTACGGTTCTGAGGATATGACGAGCTTTGATAATATCGGTCCGGTTTTGATCGGATTCTTTGCATTCTTTTTTGTTTTCTTGTTATCAGGAGTTTCATTTTTACGAGAACGTACAGGTGGGACATTGGAACGGTTGATGGCAAGTCCGATAAGAAAATCAGAGGTGGTCATCGGCTATCTGTTAGGATTCGGATTTTTCACACTTATCCAATCGACTCTGATCGTTTTCTATTCCATCTATGTCCTTGACTTGCTCATGATCGGTGACTTCATTTGGGTATTAGCGGTCACATTGCTTTGTGCTTTCACAGCTTTATCGCTCGGAACATTGCTGTCAGCTTTTGCGCAAAATGAATTGCAGATGATCCAATTCATTCCGATTGTGATTGTGCCGCAGGTTTTCTTTTCAGGGCTGTTCGATCTAGAAGCGATTTCAGATTGGGTGAGCTGGATTGGTCCAATCACACCGCTTTACTACGCGGCAGATGCGTTACGGGATGTTATGATCAGAGGGCTGGGATTCGATGAGATAGCGATGGATCTAGCTGTCTTACTTGGTTTTTCCTTATTCTTTTCAATAGCGAACATCTTCGCTTTACGAAAATACCGAAGCTTTTAA
- a CDS encoding Ger(x)C family spore germination protein, whose protein sequence is MKRYLLCWVMILLLLTGCWDQQMIKDARLVYATAFDLTDDGKIKVTSAIRGFMAGGETGGGVPQNEVVQATGVNIRKTRINIDHELSNTFNPSKNRVFLYSTEIAEQGLYPFLDVFYRDPKSSLNSKLAVTEGEAGKILEMYRKGNTLIGEFVEEMIISGEEHTVVPRVDVQTVCPVFFNEGKDPYVPYIGYDEEKQEVRLKGVALFDDDKMTGRLNTDESKLLLLLQNKKNNIARYVQKVSEEAEQEIENYLSFHIKKNKSKMAVTPSADGSITAAFNVYMAVNVIEYPHDDLMSKKHIDHLNKKLSTLMTKDANKVLEKLKEANSDPFGVGLELMAFHPEVWKKLDWKKEYPKIKMEAKVNVEIVDHGIIN, encoded by the coding sequence ATGAAGAGATATTTATTATGTTGGGTAATGATCTTACTACTCCTTACCGGATGCTGGGATCAACAAATGATCAAAGATGCTCGCCTCGTCTATGCGACCGCTTTTGATCTAACTGATGATGGTAAGATAAAAGTGACATCGGCTATCCGGGGATTTATGGCAGGTGGTGAAACTGGCGGTGGTGTACCACAAAATGAAGTTGTCCAAGCAACAGGAGTGAATATACGTAAGACCCGGATAAATATCGACCATGAACTTTCAAACACATTCAATCCATCTAAGAATCGAGTGTTCCTGTATAGCACTGAGATTGCCGAACAAGGACTCTATCCCTTTTTGGATGTTTTTTACCGTGATCCAAAGAGCTCGTTGAACTCTAAACTTGCAGTAACAGAAGGGGAAGCAGGAAAAATCCTGGAAATGTATCGTAAAGGGAATACATTGATTGGAGAATTTGTAGAAGAAATGATCATCAGCGGAGAAGAACATACAGTTGTCCCTCGAGTTGATGTCCAAACTGTTTGTCCTGTATTTTTTAACGAAGGGAAAGATCCTTATGTCCCTTATATTGGATATGATGAAGAGAAACAAGAGGTTAGACTTAAAGGTGTCGCCCTCTTTGATGATGACAAAATGACAGGTCGTCTGAATACTGATGAATCAAAGCTTTTGCTCCTTCTCCAAAATAAAAAGAATAATATAGCAAGATATGTTCAAAAAGTGAGTGAAGAAGCCGAACAAGAAATCGAAAATTACCTCAGCTTCCATATAAAGAAAAACAAATCAAAGATGGCCGTTACACCATCGGCTGACGGTAGTATTACTGCAGCCTTCAATGTATACATGGCAGTCAATGTCATTGAATATCCTCACGACGATTTAATGTCGAAGAAACATATTGATCATTTGAACAAAAAGCTTTCAACCCTTATGACGAAAGATGCCAACAAAGTATTAGAAAAATTGAAGGAAGCGAACAGTGATCCATTTGGTGTCGGTCTTGAATTGATGGCATTTCACCCTGAAGTATGGAAAAAATTAGACTGGAAAAAAGAATACCCTAAAATCAAAATGGAGGCAAAAGTCAATGTGGAGATTGTTGATCACGGAATCATCAATTAA
- the deoD gene encoding purine-nucleoside phosphorylase: MSIHIGAKEGEIAETILLPGDPLRAKYIAETFLEDVTCYNEVRGMLGFTGTYKGKRISVQGTGMGVPSISIYAHELIESYGVKNLIRVGTCGAFQKDVKVRDVIIAMSASTDSSSNQHRFGIDFAPTANFDLLHRAYGNAVERGLEVKVGNVFTSDTFYNDTLDLAKKLADYQVLAVEMETSALYTLANKSGVNALSILTVSDHVFTGATTSSEERQKTFNEMIEVALDTTVENQ, translated from the coding sequence ATGAGTATTCATATCGGGGCCAAAGAAGGCGAAATTGCAGAAACGATTCTGTTGCCAGGAGATCCGCTCAGAGCGAAGTATATTGCAGAGACTTTCTTGGAAGACGTAACGTGTTATAACGAAGTTCGCGGAATGCTGGGCTTCACAGGAACTTATAAAGGGAAACGCATTTCAGTACAGGGTACCGGAATGGGTGTTCCCTCGATTTCAATCTATGCTCATGAGTTGATTGAAAGCTACGGCGTAAAAAATCTGATCCGTGTCGGGACATGCGGCGCGTTCCAAAAGGATGTCAAAGTCCGTGATGTGATTATTGCAATGTCTGCATCAACAGATTCTTCATCCAATCAGCATCGTTTCGGAATTGATTTTGCTCCGACTGCGAATTTCGATCTCCTGCACCGTGCATATGGAAACGCAGTAGAGCGAGGGCTAGAAGTGAAAGTCGGTAATGTATTCACAAGTGACACTTTCTACAACGACACGTTGGATCTTGCGAAAAAATTAGCAGATTATCAAGTTCTTGCTGTAGAAATGGAAACATCAGCACTCTATACATTGGCAAACAAATCCGGTGTCAATGCCCTGTCTATCCTCACAGTAAGCGATCACGTCTTTACAGGCGCAACCACATCTTCTGAAGAACGTCAAAAAACGTTCAATGAAATGATTGAGGTGGCGTTGGATACTACAGTGGAAAATCAATAA
- a CDS encoding spore germination protein, with product MRRKRSRKYIGKNNSKNEMKSYETELNIKEKIMSEDKDRNIEYLKNAFFDSGDFGSRTITFNNQKYTILFISSLVNKEKINELVIKPMLEKEEGYIPDIVTAVKVDETNDLTDAERALVKGYTVILSEKEPQMYVVSVYKTEFRSIQEPTNEYVIRGTHEGFIESLETNIYLLRKRIENPNLKVEYMVLGKATNTTLAIMYLKDLADPKLVEKVKKRISCIKTDSIQTPGYVEEFIEDYPWSPFPQTLNTERPDRATGNIMEGRVAILMEGSPTLLIVPVTFFSFYQSPDDYNTRWIVGTFLRALRLASFLIAIGLPAVYIALVSFNMEVIPIELIFSVKSSLEFIPFPPLIEAFIMQLTLELLREAAVRLPSPISQTIGIVGGLVIGTAVVQANLISNVMLIVVALTGIASFVVPSNEMTTTLRLLGFPLMILAALLGVVGIVFGLMVLLIHLCRMEPFGHPYFAPFAPFHLKDIKDTIIRLPRWMLDTRPLDARPQHYRQEWYSRRWKQDEE from the coding sequence GTGAGAAGGAAACGGTCTCGAAAGTATATCGGTAAGAACAATAGTAAAAATGAAATGAAGTCTTATGAAACGGAATTAAATATAAAAGAAAAAATCATGTCTGAAGACAAAGACCGTAATATTGAGTACTTGAAAAATGCGTTCTTTGACTCTGGTGACTTCGGATCACGTACGATTACATTCAACAATCAAAAATATACGATCCTGTTCATTTCCTCACTGGTGAATAAAGAAAAAATCAATGAACTGGTCATAAAACCGATGCTTGAAAAAGAAGAAGGCTATATCCCCGATATCGTTACGGCAGTAAAAGTTGATGAAACAAATGATTTAACTGATGCAGAAAGAGCGCTTGTTAAAGGATACACTGTGATATTGTCTGAAAAAGAGCCGCAAATGTATGTAGTCAGTGTTTATAAAACGGAATTTCGTAGTATTCAAGAACCGACAAATGAATATGTCATCCGTGGGACGCACGAAGGTTTCATTGAAAGCCTGGAGACCAATATCTATTTATTAAGGAAAAGAATCGAAAATCCCAATCTGAAGGTCGAATATATGGTTTTGGGAAAAGCTACGAATACTACCCTTGCTATCATGTATTTAAAAGATTTAGCTGATCCAAAGCTGGTTGAAAAAGTAAAAAAAAGAATCAGCTGTATCAAAACAGATTCGATTCAAACACCTGGTTATGTTGAGGAGTTCATCGAGGATTACCCGTGGTCTCCATTTCCGCAAACATTGAACACTGAGCGTCCAGACAGGGCTACAGGAAACATCATGGAGGGCAGGGTTGCCATATTGATGGAAGGCAGTCCTACTTTACTCATTGTACCTGTAACATTCTTCAGTTTCTATCAATCTCCAGATGATTACAATACCAGATGGATTGTCGGGACATTTTTAAGAGCTTTGCGACTTGCCAGTTTCCTGATTGCGATCGGACTCCCGGCAGTTTACATCGCTCTCGTATCTTTTAATATGGAAGTCATTCCGATTGAATTGATATTCTCTGTAAAAAGTTCGTTAGAATTCATTCCATTTCCTCCTTTAATTGAAGCTTTCATCATGCAATTGACGCTGGAATTATTACGGGAAGCTGCAGTGCGATTACCTAGTCCGATTTCCCAGACGATCGGTATTGTTGGTGGTCTCGTCATCGGAACCGCGGTCGTTCAAGCCAATTTGATCTCGAATGTGATGTTGATCGTTGTCGCGCTTACTGGAATTGCATCGTTCGTCGTTCCATCGAATGAAATGACGACAACTTTACGACTGCTAGGTTTCCCACTGATGATATTAGCTGCTTTATTAGGAGTGGTGGGAATTGTCTTTGGACTGATGGTACTTTTGATTCACTTATGTCGAATGGAGCCATTCGGACACCCTTACTTCGCTCCGTTTGCTCCGTTCCATCTAAAAGACATCAAGGATACGATCATAAGGCTGCCAAGATGGATGCTGGACACCAGACCGCTAGACGCCCGTCCACAGCATTATCGTCAGGAATGGTATTCTAGGAGATGGAAACAGGATGAAGAATAA
- a CDS encoding TetR/AcrR family transcriptional regulator: MDVNNWAGDFINLMDEEKMTEKQKKILLASIEVFAEKGYAASSTSEIAKKAGVAEGTIFRHYKTKKDLLLSIVAPVMAKMIAPLLIKDFQKVFKQDFQSYEEFVRALLLNRLAFIKDHLSVVKILLQEIPFHPELRQHFSETVMEQVVSRIESVIIPFQEKGEIIDLPPKSIIRFTASSIIGLLFGKFILFPESAWNEEQAIEETIQMILHGVEKKGE, translated from the coding sequence ATGGATGTGAACAATTGGGCGGGTGATTTTATTAACCTGATGGATGAAGAGAAGATGACAGAAAAGCAGAAGAAGATTTTGCTGGCATCGATTGAGGTGTTTGCTGAAAAAGGCTATGCTGCATCTTCTACTTCAGAGATCGCGAAAAAGGCGGGTGTTGCCGAGGGGACGATCTTTCGTCATTATAAAACGAAAAAGGATCTGTTGTTGTCAATCGTAGCCCCGGTGATGGCAAAAATGATAGCGCCATTGCTCATAAAGGACTTTCAAAAGGTCTTCAAACAGGACTTCCAATCATACGAGGAGTTTGTAAGGGCATTATTACTGAATCGGTTGGCGTTCATCAAAGATCATTTATCAGTAGTGAAGATCTTGCTGCAAGAAATCCCATTTCATCCTGAATTGAGGCAGCATTTTAGTGAGACTGTCATGGAACAAGTGGTATCGAGAATTGAATCTGTCATTATTCCATTTCAGGAAAAAGGGGAGATCATCGATTTACCGCCAAAGTCGATCATCCGTTTTACCGCGTCCTCAATCATCGGTCTTTTGTTCGGCAAGTTCATCCTATTTCCAGAAAGTGCATGGAATGAGGAACAGGCGATAGAAGAGACAATCCAAATGATTTTACACGGTGTGGAGAAAAAGGGAGAATAA
- a CDS encoding bifunctional 2-polyprenyl-6-hydroxyphenol methylase/3-demethylubiquinol 3-O-methyltransferase UbiG: MTVIQTEEKPGITPYDENDFDFTEVLSSYRIDLRNPRNEMPDRFFNTNVVKDWSKLTWEEIGKPYEVKRMSIDRTDWEKEYRQTMPVKTSWEYFNRSFHEWFVKDVPKERDDTKENLKNHLKQFKLHEVKEGVGDLIRLSLWNYAHRIEDGIWDPRGKRALFEGLDVDKPNILFLGAAEGYEAMQLQAMYPGGQVVMVDYDAYCKTKRFAEFPDTYPFLGANPKTGSPRVWYKHQMNVEYVVEDIRNLKYGKEFDIVISVGLLEHVPDAYKEEILDFHRRFLKPGGYVIMTTPRNQWKSRMYYHVMSDVMNHTYRELMDIRQMGLYLYQSGFDILRHGYMKVHNGIVAKPR, translated from the coding sequence ATGACTGTTATTCAAACGGAAGAGAAGCCTGGAATAACGCCTTATGATGAAAATGATTTTGATTTTACAGAAGTGTTGTCCAGTTATCGGATCGACCTCAGGAACCCGCGGAATGAAATGCCTGATCGATTTTTCAATACAAATGTCGTAAAAGATTGGTCGAAGTTGACATGGGAAGAGATCGGAAAGCCATACGAAGTGAAGAGGATGTCGATCGATCGTACGGATTGGGAAAAAGAATACCGGCAAACGATGCCAGTAAAAACGTCGTGGGAATATTTCAACCGGTCATTTCATGAGTGGTTTGTGAAAGATGTTCCTAAAGAACGAGACGATACAAAAGAAAACCTGAAAAATCATCTGAAACAATTCAAACTTCATGAAGTGAAAGAAGGAGTCGGGGACCTTATCCGATTATCACTATGGAATTATGCTCATCGTATTGAGGATGGTATTTGGGACCCTCGAGGGAAAAGAGCGTTGTTCGAGGGACTTGATGTAGATAAACCGAACATTCTATTCCTCGGTGCAGCTGAAGGATACGAAGCGATGCAGCTGCAAGCGATGTATCCAGGTGGACAAGTGGTCATGGTCGATTATGACGCATATTGTAAGACAAAACGGTTTGCTGAGTTTCCAGATACATATCCATTCTTAGGAGCAAACCCCAAAACAGGAAGCCCACGGGTATGGTATAAACACCAAATGAACGTCGAGTATGTGGTTGAGGATATCCGTAACCTCAAATATGGGAAAGAATTCGATATCGTCATCAGCGTCGGGTTATTGGAGCACGTACCCGATGCCTATAAAGAAGAAATACTTGATTTCCATCGCCGCTTTTTGAAGCCGGGAGGCTATGTGATCATGACTACACCACGCAATCAATGGAAATCACGCATGTATTATCACGTCATGTCCGATGTGATGAACCATACGTATCGTGAATTGATGGATATCCGGCAAATGGGATTATACCTCTATCAGTCAGGATTTGATATCTTAAGGCATGGTTATATGAAGGTCCATAATGGTATCGTTGCAAAACCAAGATAA